One stretch of Sphingomonas sp. HF-S4 DNA includes these proteins:
- a CDS encoding aminotransferase class I/II-fold pyridoxal phosphate-dependent enzyme: MTAWTWHGGGVEAARRQFGSGDWLDLSTGINPDSWPGVADLAIDWQRLPEPHALAELEAAAAAHFGVDPGHVCAVPGTELALRLVGRSIGGSARYLAPGYRTHGEMIAGSMPIARDALDDYVGTLVLANPGNPDGRVLSPAQRRALLDRHAHAWLLLDEAFADADPALSLAGEVGDTRRLVIFRSFGKFFGLAGVRLGFVLGPDSILAPLRTALGAWPASAAAIAIGTAAYRDRDWIAATRVRLEAQAAALDAVWVRAGFQPSGACPLFRLIETPHALCLFERLARHAILTRPFAERPDWLRIGLPPNGEALARLEAALSRG; the protein is encoded by the coding sequence ATGACCGCCTGGACCTGGCACGGCGGCGGCGTGGAAGCGGCGCGGCGCCAGTTCGGCAGCGGCGACTGGCTCGATCTGTCGACCGGGATCAATCCCGATTCCTGGCCCGGCGTCGCCGATCTCGCGATCGACTGGCAGCGCCTCCCCGAGCCGCACGCGCTTGCCGAACTCGAAGCCGCCGCCGCCGCGCACTTCGGCGTCGATCCCGGCCATGTCTGCGCCGTCCCCGGCACCGAACTCGCGCTACGGCTGGTTGGCCGGTCGATCGGCGGCTCGGCGCGATACCTCGCCCCGGGTTATCGCACGCATGGCGAGATGATCGCCGGCAGCATGCCGATCGCACGCGATGCCCTGGACGACTATGTCGGCACGCTGGTTCTGGCCAACCCGGGCAACCCCGATGGCCGTGTGCTGTCGCCCGCCCAGCGCCGCGCGTTGCTCGACCGCCACGCCCATGCCTGGCTGCTGCTCGACGAAGCCTTTGCCGATGCCGATCCGGCGCTCAGCCTCGCCGGCGAAGTAGGCGACACCCGCCGGCTGGTGATCTTCCGCTCGTTCGGCAAGTTCTTCGGGCTCGCCGGCGTGCGGCTTGGCTTCGTGCTCGGCCCCGACTCCATCCTCGCGCCGCTCCGCACCGCGCTGGGTGCCTGGCCCGCCTCCGCCGCGGCGATTGCGATCGGCACCGCTGCCTATCGCGACCGCGACTGGATCGCCGCCACCCGCGTCCGCCTCGAAGCGCAGGCAGCCGCGCTCGATGCCGTATGGGTCCGCGCCGGATTCCAGCCGAGCGGCGCCTGCCCGCTCTTCCGGCTGATCGAGACTCCCCATGCGCTGTGCCTGTTCGAGCGCCTCGCCCGCCACGCGATCCTCACCCGCCCCTTCGCCGAGCGGCCCGATTGGCTGCGCATCGGCCTGCCGCCCAATGGCGAGGCACTGGCCCGGCTGGAAGCGGCGCTGAGCCGTGGCTGA
- a CDS encoding adenosylcobinamide-GDP ribazoletransferase has protein sequence MKGLVIALLFLTRLPMPRVQVSDAEFAASMRWFPAVGLILGALIAGGTWAGAQLDPWVGALAGVALWVGLTGALHLDGLGDVADACGAAHKHRERVLEVLADPHLGSFGAVAIGLQLLAKLILLHALVEAGGFVALLLLPFAARIGPLVWTCWLPDLHAGLASRFRNMVRPADLAIWAIALVAGAWFAPALLATPLLLLGWGFWLRAKLGGISGDGHGAGIEVTETGLLLATLIVARLA, from the coding sequence ATGAAGGGGCTGGTGATCGCGCTCCTGTTCCTCACCCGCCTGCCCATGCCGCGCGTCCAGGTCAGCGATGCCGAGTTCGCCGCATCGATGCGGTGGTTTCCCGCGGTCGGCCTGATCCTCGGCGCGCTGATCGCGGGCGGCACCTGGGCCGGCGCCCAGCTCGATCCATGGGTCGGCGCGCTCGCCGGGGTGGCATTATGGGTGGGCCTGACCGGCGCGCTCCACCTCGACGGGCTCGGCGACGTGGCCGATGCGTGCGGCGCCGCGCACAAGCACCGCGAGCGCGTACTCGAAGTCCTCGCCGATCCGCACCTCGGCAGCTTCGGCGCCGTCGCGATCGGGCTCCAGCTCCTCGCCAAGCTCATCCTGCTCCACGCCCTGGTCGAGGCCGGCGGCTTCGTCGCCTTGCTCCTCCTTCCCTTTGCGGCGCGCATCGGGCCGCTGGTCTGGACGTGCTGGCTTCCCGATCTCCACGCCGGGCTCGCTTCGCGTTTCCGCAACATGGTGCGGCCTGCCGATCTGGCGATCTGGGCGATCGCCCTCGTCGCCGGCGCCTGGTTCGCGCCCGCACTGCTCGCCACCCCGTTGCTCCTGCTCGGATGGGGCTTCTGGCTGCGCGCAAAGCTCGGCGGGATTTCGGGCGACGGCCACGGCGCAGGGATCGAAGTGACCGAGACAGGCCTGCTGCTCGCCACCCTGATCGTCGCCAGGCTCGCATGA